A window of Watersipora subatra chromosome 10, tzWatSuba1.1, whole genome shotgun sequence genomic DNA:
GTTGGATCTTGCAATGCACCGCTTGAATTAGATGGGATGCTGCTTGTAGTAGTAACCTGAATTGTAGTTTTAGCAATTTCAAGAGACCGGCTATTTGCTTTTTTAGTTGCTGGATGTGGATTCACATTACTTGAAGTAAATGAGATGGCATCAGTGGTAGTGCTTTGAACATTAGTCATATTACTTGTAGCAGTCAGAATATTACTTTTAGTAGTTGTTGGATCTAGAGACACATTGCCTAAATTAGATCGGATGacattagtagtagtagctTTAACCATAGTCATAGCATTTTGAGTAGACAAAACATTAGATTTAGTAGTTGCTGAACCTAGGATCATTGTGCCTGAAGCAACTTGAATGGCACCTGTAGTATTAACTTGAGCTGTCGTGTTTGCATTTAATGTTGACAAAGTATTGGCTTTGGTAGTTGCTGGACCTTGAGTCATTGTGCCTGAAGCAACTTGAATGGCACCTGTAGTATTAAATTGAGCTGTCGAGTTTGCATTAGAAGTTGACAAAGTATCAGCTTTGGTAGTTGCTGGACCTTGAGTCATTGTGCTTGAAGCAAGTTGAATGGCACCTGTAGTATTAACTGGAGCTGTCGTGTTTGCATTAGAAGTTGACAAAGTATTAGCTTTGGTAGTTGCTGGACGTCGAGTCATTGTGCTTGAAGCAAGTTGAATTGCACCTGTAGTATTAACTTGAGCTGTCGTATTTGCATTAAACGTTGACAAGGTAATAGCTTTTGTAGCTGGTAGACCTTGAGTCATTGTGTTTGAAGCATATTGGAGAGTACCTTTATTATTAACCTGAACTGTCGTTTTTGCAATAGAAGTAGACAAAGTATTAGCTTTTGTAGCTGCTGGACCTTGAGTCATTGTGTTTGAAGCAGATTGGAGAGCACCTGTGGTAGTACCTTGAATCGTAGTCAATGTGCTTAGACGACTGGAGCCCAAATCATCTATAAACATTGGAAAATCATATGCGTCTATCGGATTTTAGTATGACATCAAAATATTGCTTGATTTAActtcattttcagttttttctacCCGGTTAAACTGTTACACTTAAAGCTTTTACTTGCTGATGAAAATTGAAGACTTGAAGGAATATTTTGCATGAGAGAAATAGCATCGAAATTAGAATGATTATACATTAATCAGCTGTTTAAGCAATGAGAGGGTTATGATTCAAAGATGTACTGCTGTttcagtaaaataaatgtagTACCGCAATATGAAACAGTGAAATGTTGTGCTTACCACCTGTATCAGAACTtcatttacaaatgtttgtctTTCAACCTAGgtataaaacaaactaaaataattattttgggTAAGAACCACAAAAATATGCTCCGGTTATTGTACACTGCAAAAATTTCCAAGCTGGTGGCTGTCTCGCGAAATGTTTGAATAACTATGTGCTTGCCTATATTCTCACATTTAGATTGgttaacttttttatcaaaaaaacaGCTTCAAGTTATGCGCTATTTGTACTCACCACTTAAACCAGAGAGTGAGTTAGATCTTCCAATCAGTATCAGCGAAGCGTTGTATCTCATGAGAACTGTCGGTGTCGATATGTTACAATTACTGATATGTTGACCTCCACCTGACCTTGAGCATATTGAACTGACCTGACCATTAAGATCAATCACCCTCAATACACTATTTATATTATCTACGGCTAATAGTGTGTCGTTGTTCAGCATTATTAAATCAGTCAATCTACCGAACTTAGCACTTTGTAAAGCCCCATCCACATAGCCAGATGAAGAACCAGCTGTAACTGTAGCCATGTGTAAAGCAGCTGGGTCCATCTGTAAAACCTGTGTTTCGGTAATCAtaagtaaaacattattttgaagATCAGCCAACATTGATACTATATATAACTGAAGTTCAATGTGGTGAACATATCCGTTGATAGTGTTTAGATTCATAATAGCGATGTAGGGGATGCCGTACTGGCTAATATAAAATACTACTCCGTCAAACGTTGTTGAAGTAGCTGGGTCATGAAAAGAACAGGTAGAGAGATTGCCATTACCAAACTTAAATTTTCCTGGAGTTCCAGCGAATAGAGAGGACTCTTGAGAAGTTCTGTCAACTCTTCTTAACACATGATTGTAGGTGTCCGAAAGTAACAGAGAAGAATTGGTGAGGTGATAGATGCTGTATATACCTCTGAATTTTGCTTGGCTAGAATTTCCTTCCCTGTAGCCTGATACGTTGAGTCCAATTATTAATGTTACGTTTTGCTGATCGAGATCCATTGTAAACAGCTGGTTAAAAGTGGAGAAGAGAATGTTACCAGAGATATACTGGTCATGGACAAGGGTGTGAATAAAACCGGAGTCATTTAAAATTGTAAACAGGTTCTTGAAAGCAA
This region includes:
- the LOC137406750 gene encoding uncharacterized protein, with translation MTRRPATTKANTLSTSNANTTAPVNTTGAIQLASSTMTQGPATTKADTLSTSNANSTAQFNTTGAIQVASGTMTQGPATTKANTLSTLNANTTAQVNTTGAIQVASGTMILGSATTKSNVLSTQNAMTMVKATTTNVIRSNLGNVSLDPTTTKSNILTATSNMTNVQSTTTDAISFTSSNVNPHPATKKANSRSLEIAKTTIQVTTTSSIPSNSSGALQDPTTAKAQSVTQPSTSPSGGTSNNITTPHLAITAKQMQLERSSASYQSPSVPLVKTSVKPNLVTVTPETEKP